In Fodinicola acaciae, the following proteins share a genomic window:
- a CDS encoding aspartate aminotransferase family protein, with the protein MADDLLARHRAVLPKWMALYYEQPIEIVSGDGVRVKDGDGRSYLDFFAGILTNMIGYGIPEVRDAVAKVLDSGVVHTSTLYLIRQQVELAERIAELSGIPDAKVFFTVSGTEANEAALLLATQARRSNQVLALRNSYHGRSYAAMGITGNRGWSASSLTPVNVSYVHNGYRYRSPFGQLSDEQFNAAIADDLRDVIATTTSGDVACMIAEPIQGVGGFATPPDGFFGALKEVLDSYDIPFISDEVQTGWGRTGEHFWGYQAHGIVPDALTFAKGLGNGLAIGGVVARGDLMDSLSANSISTFGGNPVSTAAGLATLDYLRDHDLQANALKVGNRLMTGLRPLATDDSIVGDVRGKGLMIGVELVRPGGKEPDAAAATAVLEATKERGLLVGKGGLNGNVLRIAPPLTLSEEDADEGLAILTESIASVEGK; encoded by the coding sequence ATGGCCGACGACCTGCTCGCACGCCATCGAGCGGTGCTGCCGAAGTGGATGGCGCTCTACTACGAGCAGCCGATCGAGATCGTCAGCGGCGACGGCGTACGTGTGAAGGACGGCGACGGCCGGTCCTACCTCGACTTTTTCGCTGGCATCCTGACCAACATGATCGGCTATGGCATCCCCGAGGTGCGCGACGCGGTGGCGAAGGTGCTCGACAGCGGCGTCGTCCACACCTCGACGCTCTACCTGATCCGCCAGCAGGTCGAGCTGGCCGAGCGGATCGCCGAGCTGTCCGGCATCCCGGACGCCAAGGTCTTTTTCACCGTGTCCGGCACCGAGGCCAACGAGGCCGCGCTGCTGCTGGCCACCCAGGCGCGCCGCAGCAACCAGGTTTTGGCTCTGCGCAACAGCTATCACGGCCGGTCGTACGCGGCGATGGGGATCACCGGCAACCGCGGCTGGTCGGCCTCGTCGCTGACGCCGGTCAACGTTTCGTACGTACACAACGGATATCGCTATCGGAGCCCGTTCGGTCAGCTGTCCGACGAGCAGTTCAACGCGGCCATCGCCGACGACCTGCGCGACGTCATCGCGACGACCACCTCCGGCGACGTGGCCTGCATGATCGCCGAGCCGATCCAGGGGGTCGGCGGCTTCGCCACCCCACCCGACGGCTTTTTCGGTGCGCTCAAAGAGGTCTTGGACTCCTACGACATCCCGTTCATCTCCGACGAGGTGCAGACCGGCTGGGGTCGTACGGGCGAGCACTTCTGGGGTTACCAGGCGCACGGCATCGTGCCGGACGCGCTGACTTTCGCCAAGGGACTGGGAAACGGCCTCGCGATCGGCGGCGTGGTGGCGCGCGGCGACCTGATGGACAGCCTGTCGGCCAACTCTATTTCCACCTTTGGTGGCAATCCGGTGTCGACCGCGGCCGGCCTGGCCACGCTGGACTACCTGCGCGACCACGATCTGCAGGCCAACGCGCTGAAGGTCGGCAACCGGCTGATGACCGGCCTGCGGCCGCTGGCCACCGACGACTCGATCGTCGGGGACGTACGCGGCAAGGGACTGATGATCGGTGTCGAGCTCGTACGTCCGGGCGGCAAGGAACCGGACGCGGCCGCGGCCACCGCCGTGCTGGAGGCGACCAAGGAGCGCGGCCTGCTGGTGGGCAAGGGCGGCCTGAACGGGAACGTCCTGCGGATCGCGCCACCGCTTACCCTGTCGGAGGAGGATGCCGACGAGGGCCTGGCCATCCTGACCGAGTCGATCGCCAGCGTGGAGGGGAAATGA
- a CDS encoding GNAT family N-acetyltransferase: protein MTVREARREDVPAIVALLADDIMSASRGVTAEVVDGHYAAFAAIEGNPHDLLWVMEDAGELVGTLQLTFLAGLSRGGASRAQIEAVRIAASRRGMGLGGEFIKAAIEEARRRGCRMVQLTSALERTDAHRFYERLGFKQTHAGFKMSL from the coding sequence GTGACAGTCCGCGAGGCGCGACGCGAGGACGTGCCGGCCATCGTGGCTCTGCTCGCCGACGACATCATGTCGGCGAGCAGAGGCGTCACGGCCGAGGTCGTCGACGGCCATTACGCCGCTTTTGCAGCTATCGAAGGAAATCCGCACGACCTGCTGTGGGTCATGGAGGACGCCGGCGAGCTGGTCGGCACCCTGCAGCTGACCTTTCTCGCCGGCCTGTCGCGCGGCGGTGCGTCGCGCGCGCAGATCGAGGCCGTACGGATCGCCGCGTCCCGGCGCGGCATGGGCCTCGGCGGCGAGTTCATCAAGGCGGCCATCGAAGAAGCGCGCCGCCGCGGTTGCCGGATGGTGCAGTTGACCAGCGCGCTGGAACGCACCGACGCGCACCGCTTCTACGAACGACTCGGATTCAAGCAAACCCACGCTGGTTTCAAAATGTCTCTCTGA
- a CDS encoding ornithine cyclodeaminase family protein encodes MPLQVIDAYECAKRLDFRDLVPALADAFARPATVPERHHHALPGGATLLLMPAWSDAGYLGVKWANVFPANADRGRPAVSAAYLLASAETGEHLAIIDGDELTRRRTAAVAALAAGKLARADARTLLIIGAGHVGSVAAEAYAAVRDIEKILIHSRTPANARKLADQLGAEVVADVREAVRQADIVSCATLSEQPIVLGEWLRPGTHVDLIGSFRPTMREADAAALQRARVFIDSEAALHEAGELADADIPAPGLLSDLCKGKIDGRQSSEDITLFKTVGTGLADLAAAVLVHRQE; translated from the coding sequence GTGCCGTTGCAGGTCATCGACGCGTACGAATGCGCCAAGCGGCTGGATTTCCGTGACCTGGTCCCGGCGTTGGCCGACGCCTTCGCACGGCCGGCGACCGTGCCGGAGCGCCACCACCACGCGCTGCCGGGCGGCGCGACGCTGCTGCTGATGCCGGCCTGGAGCGACGCCGGCTATCTCGGCGTGAAGTGGGCCAACGTCTTCCCGGCCAACGCCGACCGGGGCCGGCCGGCGGTCTCCGCCGCGTATTTGTTGGCCAGCGCGGAAACCGGCGAGCACCTGGCGATCATCGACGGCGACGAGCTGACCCGCCGGCGTACGGCCGCCGTCGCCGCACTGGCCGCAGGCAAGCTGGCACGCGCCGACGCGCGTACGTTGCTCATCATCGGCGCCGGGCACGTCGGCAGCGTCGCCGCCGAGGCATACGCGGCCGTGCGGGACATCGAGAAAATCCTGATCCACAGCCGGACGCCAGCAAACGCGCGAAAACTCGCCGACCAGCTCGGCGCCGAGGTCGTCGCGGACGTACGCGAGGCGGTCCGGCAGGCCGACATCGTCAGCTGTGCCACGCTTTCCGAGCAACCGATCGTGCTGGGGGAGTGGCTGCGTCCCGGCACGCATGTCGACCTGATCGGCAGTTTCCGGCCGACAATGCGAGAAGCCGACGCGGCCGCTCTGCAACGCGCACGCGTGTTCATCGACTCCGAGGCCGCGCTGCACGAGGCCGGTGAGCTGGCCGACGCCGACATTCCGGCGCCGGGCCTGCTTTCCGACCTGTGCAAAGGAAAAATCGACGGACGGCAGTCCAGTGAGGACATCACGCTGTTCAAGACGGTCGGCACCGGGCTGGCGGACCTGGCCGCGGCCGTGCTGGTGCACAGGCAGGAATAG
- a CDS encoding methyltransferase domain-containing protein, protein MAPLVRNNLAVYDELADRWWDPRGPFAGLRWLAASRAERIGPASNGSSVLVDVACGGGLLQPYASAKGYVHVGVDISRRSLEVARSHGVRPVRGDMNRLPLADACAEVVVAGECLEHVPDPYQVVAECCRILRPGGKLIVDTAANTVLARILGITLLENAPCPGTPPRGTHDHRLFIDRRRLVRTCAENGVTMRLVGLRPRVLDVFSFVLGRRPAVRLVPMRWTGLLFQGVGAKESPTDSRRPAGAQ, encoded by the coding sequence ATGGCGCCGCTCGTACGGAACAACCTCGCGGTCTATGACGAGCTCGCCGATCGTTGGTGGGATCCGCGCGGCCCGTTCGCCGGCCTGCGGTGGCTGGCCGCCTCCAGAGCCGAGCGGATCGGCCCGGCCAGCAACGGAAGTTCCGTACTCGTCGACGTCGCCTGCGGTGGCGGCCTCCTGCAGCCGTACGCCTCGGCCAAGGGATACGTGCACGTCGGCGTCGACATTTCGCGCCGTTCCCTGGAAGTCGCGCGGTCGCACGGCGTGCGCCCGGTGCGCGGCGACATGAACAGGCTGCCGCTGGCCGACGCGTGCGCCGAGGTGGTGGTCGCCGGCGAGTGCCTGGAGCACGTGCCCGATCCCTACCAGGTGGTCGCCGAGTGCTGCCGGATTCTGCGCCCTGGCGGCAAACTCATCGTCGACACCGCCGCGAACACCGTGCTGGCACGGATTCTCGGCATCACATTGCTGGAGAACGCGCCCTGTCCGGGAACGCCGCCGCGCGGCACACACGACCACCGGCTGTTCATCGACCGACGGCGGCTGGTGCGTACGTGCGCGGAAAACGGCGTCACCATGCGGCTGGTCGGCCTGCGACCCCGAGTGCTGGACGTGTTTTCCTTCGTCCTTGGCCGCAGGCCGGCCGTACGGCTGGTGCCGATGCGCTGGACCGGCCTGCTTTTCCAGGGCGTGGGCGCTAAAGAGTCCCCGACTGATAGTCGCCGGCCGGCTGGCGCACAATGA
- a CDS encoding DoxX family protein, which yields MFSDLTRTLTGPVLSLFRVVIGLLFVFHGLQHLFGLFGGQPVPFASWPAWYAGVIELVGGGLVLAGLGSRIAALICSGAMAYAYFVVHQPHALLPMVNHGESAALFCWSFLLIAVLGPGPYALGSLVRRQKSASVTA from the coding sequence ATGTTCAGCGACCTGACCCGCACGCTGACCGGACCGGTGTTGTCACTGTTCCGGGTCGTCATCGGCTTACTCTTCGTCTTCCACGGTCTGCAGCACCTGTTCGGCCTGTTCGGCGGCCAGCCGGTGCCGTTCGCCTCCTGGCCGGCCTGGTACGCCGGCGTCATCGAGCTGGTCGGCGGCGGCCTGGTGCTGGCCGGCCTCGGCAGCCGGATCGCCGCGCTCATCTGCTCCGGCGCGATGGCGTACGCGTACTTCGTCGTGCACCAGCCACACGCGCTGCTGCCGATGGTCAACCACGGTGAGAGCGCGGCCCTGTTCTGCTGGTCGTTCCTGCTCATCGCCGTCCTCGGCCCCGGCCCGTACGCGCTGGGATCCCTGGTCCGCCGGCA
- the arfB gene encoding alternative ribosome rescue aminoacyl-tRNA hydrolase ArfB gives MASDLEVMPRLVIPAAELTERFSRSSGPGGQGVNTTDSRVELVFDVAGSPSIPEHLRHRILTALNHRLVGGVITIVASEFRSQLRNRDAARTRLAALLRSAAAPPPAKRRPTGPSRGAKERRLAEKARRSNVKRDRRRPIDD, from the coding sequence ATGGCGAGCGATCTGGAGGTCATGCCGCGGCTGGTGATCCCGGCCGCCGAGCTGACCGAGCGGTTCTCCCGCTCGTCCGGGCCGGGCGGGCAGGGGGTGAACACCACCGACAGCCGCGTCGAGCTGGTCTTCGACGTGGCCGGCTCGCCGTCGATCCCCGAGCACCTGCGCCACCGGATCCTGACCGCGTTGAACCACCGGCTGGTCGGTGGCGTGATAACCATCGTGGCGTCGGAGTTTCGCTCGCAGCTGCGCAACCGTGACGCGGCGCGTACCCGGTTGGCCGCGCTGTTGCGCTCGGCGGCCGCACCGCCACCGGCCAAGCGGCGGCCGACCGGGCCGAGCCGCGGCGCCAAAGAACGCCGGCTGGCCGAGAAAGCACGCCGCTCCAACGTCAAGCGCGATCGCAGAAGGCCAATCGACGACTAA
- a CDS encoding carboxymuconolactone decarboxylase family protein, translated as MESRLNLFANPVGSKFTRCLNSAGKVVVDSPLPAATQLLCMTRASQINGCAFCTDMHTKDAAHAGETSVRLNLLATWREATVFTEAERAALRLTEEGTRVADAAGGVSDEAWSNAAKHYDEDQLAALVALIAIINAYNRMNIIVRQPAGDYQSGTL; from the coding sequence ATGGAAAGCCGCCTCAACCTGTTCGCCAACCCGGTCGGCAGCAAGTTCACGCGTTGTCTCAACTCGGCCGGCAAGGTCGTCGTGGACTCGCCGCTGCCGGCGGCGACGCAACTGCTGTGCATGACCCGCGCCAGCCAGATCAACGGCTGCGCGTTTTGCACTGACATGCATACGAAAGACGCGGCGCACGCCGGCGAGACCAGCGTACGGCTCAACCTGCTGGCGACCTGGCGCGAGGCGACCGTGTTCACCGAGGCCGAGCGCGCGGCTTTGCGGCTGACCGAGGAAGGCACCCGCGTCGCGGACGCGGCGGGTGGCGTCAGCGACGAGGCGTGGTCCAACGCCGCCAAGCATTACGACGAGGACCAGCTGGCCGCGTTGGTCGCGCTCATCGCGATCATCAACGCGTACAACAGAATGAACATCATTGTGCGCCAGCCGGCCGGCGACTATCAGTCGGGGACTCTTTAG
- a CDS encoding CoA-acylating methylmalonate-semialdehyde dehydrogenase yields MITHWINGKPWDGAAERTGDVYNPATGEVARQVAFASVSDVDAAVSAARDAFAEWGNTSLSRRSEVLFNFRDLVHRNRDELAALITAEHGKVASDAAGEVQRGLEVVEFACGIPQLLKGGFAENVSRQVDSYSIRQPLGVVAGITPFNFPAMVPMWMFPIAIACGNTFVLKPSEKDPSASVRIGQLLTEAGLPDGVFNVVHGDKVTVDRLLTHPDVKAVSFVGSTPIARYVYETGTGAGKRVQALGGAKNHMVVLPDADLDLAADAAVNAGFGSAGERCMAISVVVAVEPVADELVDRIRSRITDLKVGDGTRPDSQMGPLVTKPHLDKVSSYLDAGTSAGAKLVVDGRGHAFDGGDAGFWLGPTLFDHVRPQMSIYTDEIFGPVLSVVRAQSYNEALELINGNPYGNGTAIFTNDGGAARRFQHEVEVGMVGINVPIPVPMAYFSFGGWKNSLFGDTHVHGTEGVHFYTRGKVVTQRWLDPSHGGINLGFPTSS; encoded by the coding sequence ATGATCACCCACTGGATAAACGGAAAGCCGTGGGACGGTGCGGCCGAGCGCACCGGGGACGTCTACAACCCGGCGACCGGCGAGGTGGCGCGGCAGGTCGCCTTCGCCTCGGTGTCCGATGTGGACGCCGCGGTCTCGGCGGCGCGAGATGCCTTTGCGGAGTGGGGAAACACCTCGCTGTCCAGGCGGTCGGAGGTGCTGTTCAACTTCCGCGACCTGGTGCACCGCAACCGCGACGAGCTGGCCGCGCTCATCACCGCGGAGCACGGGAAGGTCGCCTCCGACGCGGCCGGTGAGGTGCAGCGCGGCCTGGAGGTCGTCGAGTTCGCCTGCGGCATCCCGCAGCTACTCAAAGGCGGCTTCGCCGAAAACGTCTCGCGACAGGTCGACTCGTACTCGATCCGCCAGCCGCTCGGCGTGGTCGCCGGCATCACGCCGTTCAACTTCCCTGCCATGGTGCCGATGTGGATGTTTCCCATCGCGATCGCCTGCGGCAACACGTTTGTGCTGAAGCCGAGCGAAAAGGACCCGTCGGCGTCGGTACGGATCGGCCAGCTGCTCACCGAGGCCGGCCTGCCGGACGGCGTTTTCAATGTCGTGCACGGCGACAAGGTCACGGTCGACCGGCTGCTCACGCATCCTGACGTGAAGGCCGTGTCGTTCGTCGGGTCGACGCCGATCGCACGCTATGTCTACGAAACCGGAACCGGCGCCGGCAAGCGCGTGCAAGCGTTGGGTGGGGCCAAAAACCACATGGTCGTGCTGCCGGACGCCGACCTCGACCTGGCCGCCGACGCGGCCGTCAACGCCGGCTTCGGCTCGGCCGGCGAGCGGTGCATGGCGATTTCCGTTGTCGTCGCGGTCGAGCCGGTGGCCGACGAGCTGGTCGACCGTATCCGCTCGCGGATCACCGACCTGAAGGTCGGCGACGGCACCCGGCCCGACTCGCAGATGGGTCCGCTGGTCACCAAGCCGCATCTGGACAAGGTGTCCTCCTATCTGGACGCCGGCACGTCCGCCGGCGCCAAGCTGGTCGTCGACGGCCGCGGCCACGCCTTCGACGGCGGCGACGCCGGTTTTTGGCTCGGTCCCACGCTTTTCGACCACGTACGGCCACAGATGAGCATCTACACCGACGAGATCTTCGGTCCGGTGCTGTCGGTCGTACGCGCGCAGTCGTACAACGAGGCGCTGGAGCTGATCAACGGCAACCCGTACGGCAACGGCACCGCGATCTTCACCAACGACGGCGGCGCCGCGCGGCGTTTCCAGCACGAGGTCGAGGTCGGCATGGTCGGCATCAACGTGCCGATCCCGGTGCCGATGGCATATTTCTCCTTCGGTGGTTGGAAAAACTCGCTGTTCGGCGACACGCACGTGCACGGCACCGAAGGCGTACATTTCTACACGCGCGGAAAGGTCGTGACGCAGCGCTGGCTCGACCCGTCGCACGGCGGCATCAACCTCGGCTTCCCGACCAGCAGCTGA
- a CDS encoding WD40/YVTN/BNR-like repeat-containing protein encodes MTTFRLLASGFAALAMAALAPSAPAAAHSRPPSWQATETGVTNQFRGLAAVSRTTAWVAGATGVVLRTTDGGRHWRNVSPPDAAGLEFRDVEAFDARRAVVLAIGDGDASRIYATSDGGAHWTRAFTNDEPKAFYDCMTFFDSRRGLALSDPVDGKFRLLATADGGRTWKVRPSDGMPDALPGEFAFAASGTCLVSSGPYDAWIASGGGSASRVFHSSDGGRHWRVVDTPVPSGATAGIYSLAFRTRWLGIAVGGDYNKPAEAPNAAAVSFGGRTWKGLAGPGAYRSGAAWVPHTLATVIAVGPTGSDISTDAGRTWQRFDTGALDGVQCAADGGCWGSGPKGRVVRLSR; translated from the coding sequence ATGACGACATTTCGGCTGTTGGCCAGCGGTTTCGCCGCACTCGCTATGGCCGCGCTGGCACCCTCGGCACCGGCCGCGGCACACTCGCGGCCGCCGTCCTGGCAGGCCACCGAGACCGGCGTGACCAACCAGTTCCGCGGGTTGGCCGCGGTGAGCCGGACGACCGCGTGGGTCGCCGGCGCGACCGGTGTGGTGCTGCGTACGACCGACGGCGGCCGGCACTGGCGTAACGTCTCGCCGCCGGACGCGGCCGGTCTGGAGTTTCGCGATGTCGAGGCCTTCGACGCGCGGCGCGCGGTCGTGTTGGCGATCGGCGACGGCGACGCGTCGCGGATCTACGCGACCTCCGACGGCGGCGCGCACTGGACGCGCGCGTTCACCAACGACGAGCCGAAGGCCTTCTACGACTGCATGACGTTCTTCGACTCGCGGCGCGGCCTGGCCTTGTCGGACCCGGTGGACGGCAAGTTCCGGCTGCTCGCGACCGCTGACGGTGGCCGTACGTGGAAGGTGCGGCCGAGCGACGGCATGCCGGACGCGTTGCCCGGCGAGTTCGCCTTCGCCGCCAGCGGCACGTGCCTGGTGAGCTCCGGGCCGTACGACGCGTGGATCGCCAGCGGTGGCGGCAGCGCGTCTCGCGTCTTCCACTCCTCCGATGGCGGACGGCATTGGAGGGTGGTCGACACACCGGTGCCGAGCGGCGCGACCGCCGGCATCTACTCGCTGGCCTTCCGTACGCGGTGGCTCGGCATCGCGGTCGGCGGCGACTACAACAAGCCGGCCGAGGCGCCGAACGCGGCCGCCGTCTCGTTCGGTGGGCGTACGTGGAAGGGCCTGGCCGGACCTGGCGCGTACCGCTCCGGCGCCGCCTGGGTGCCGCACACCTTGGCGACCGTGATCGCGGTGGGGCCGACCGGCAGCGACATCAGCACCGACGCGGGCCGTACGTGGCAGCGCTTCGACACGGGCGCGCTGGACGGGGTGCAGTGCGCGGCCGACGGCGGCTGCTGGGGCTCGGGCCCCAAGGGCCGCGTCGTCCGCCTGTCGCGCTGA